The following proteins are encoded in a genomic region of Amycolatopsis sulphurea:
- a CDS encoding tetratricopeptide repeat protein, with protein sequence MPDVFISYDRTDAPMVERLGERLVNAGLEVFLDTEAIRPFESISDRVRRSLAASSTLLAYYSRSYGSRRACQEEFTTAWLAGAEHVLVVNPEPGIEHLAPREILDYLLPGHPATEYALTRLVDAVRARLAAVPDVIGLEPEPQRLVSAPTKFTGRWTELWQLHSVLHNGGIAVVHGVHDSGKTTLAHAYVQQFGRAYGRIFVGDAMAAVPGDLVVLDDVNELPGKLPRGVACLLLTRDAHLAEYGIGIELTDLREDELDLDLALREAAEGSVGLAVRLAEQFSGSPESVLDRLYQLESPLLDPLTERIPPAVSRLGEEAWDVARILAAVAPVPLTWKVLAEVLFEAGGPGAAELFTSTNDRIEELLATGVLISDNVGELVLPRAFALALRKAEPRPARAEQLREITLRLLTKRARPRQAVVPVRRRSELDEQERKAAHRILNELTSRTAIQPPPEDHSGLLRAALSSLHELIDRLRLITDQVDQDALRPSTRIRPGLSTVIGHLREGLLRPFLTKWHPALDNYYDLQPPGVGRFDHERNWDRYAELQTDFGKLRSSISEVADELTVLSGNPLR encoded by the coding sequence ATGCCGGACGTGTTCATCAGCTACGACCGCACCGACGCGCCGATGGTGGAGCGCCTCGGCGAGCGGTTGGTGAACGCCGGGCTGGAAGTCTTCCTGGACACCGAGGCGATCCGCCCGTTCGAATCCATTTCGGACCGAGTACGCCGGAGTCTCGCCGCGTCCAGCACCCTGCTCGCCTACTACAGCCGCAGTTACGGCTCCCGGCGCGCCTGCCAGGAGGAGTTCACCACGGCGTGGCTGGCCGGCGCCGAGCACGTACTGGTGGTGAACCCGGAGCCGGGCATCGAACACCTTGCGCCGCGCGAAATCCTCGACTACCTGCTGCCCGGGCACCCGGCGACCGAGTACGCGCTGACGAGGTTGGTCGACGCGGTGCGTGCGCGGCTCGCCGCCGTCCCGGACGTGATCGGGTTGGAGCCGGAGCCGCAGCGACTGGTGTCCGCACCCACGAAATTCACCGGGCGGTGGACGGAGCTGTGGCAGCTGCATTCAGTCCTGCACAACGGTGGGATCGCCGTGGTCCACGGGGTGCACGACAGCGGCAAGACCACGCTCGCCCACGCCTATGTGCAGCAGTTCGGCCGTGCCTACGGGCGGATCTTCGTCGGCGACGCGATGGCCGCGGTCCCCGGTGATCTCGTCGTGCTCGATGACGTGAACGAGCTGCCGGGCAAGCTCCCGCGCGGCGTGGCATGCCTGCTGCTGACGCGCGATGCTCACCTTGCGGAGTATGGCATCGGCATCGAACTGACCGATCTGCGCGAGGACGAACTGGACCTCGACCTCGCGTTGCGAGAGGCGGCGGAAGGCAGTGTCGGCCTCGCAGTCCGGCTGGCGGAACAGTTCTCCGGCAGTCCGGAATCCGTTCTCGATCGGCTCTACCAGCTCGAATCCCCGCTCCTCGATCCACTCACCGAACGGATTCCGCCCGCGGTCTCCCGGTTGGGTGAAGAAGCCTGGGACGTGGCCCGGATCCTGGCCGCGGTCGCCCCTGTTCCGTTGACCTGGAAAGTGCTCGCGGAGGTCCTGTTCGAGGCGGGTGGACCGGGCGCGGCCGAGCTGTTCACCTCCACCAACGACCGGATCGAGGAACTGCTCGCCACCGGCGTGCTGATCAGCGACAACGTCGGCGAACTCGTCCTGCCCCGCGCCTTCGCGCTCGCGCTGCGAAAGGCGGAGCCGCGACCGGCCCGCGCGGAGCAGCTGCGGGAGATCACCCTGCGGCTGCTGACAAAACGAGCCCGGCCGCGGCAAGCGGTCGTGCCGGTGCGGCGCCGTTCGGAGCTGGACGAGCAGGAACGCAAGGCCGCGCACCGGATTCTCAACGAACTCACCAGCCGGACCGCGATCCAGCCGCCGCCGGAGGACCATTCGGGCCTGTTGCGTGCCGCGCTCTCCTCGTTGCACGAGCTGATCGACCGGCTCCGCCTGATCACCGACCAGGTCGATCAGGACGCACTCCGCCCCTCCACCCGGATACGCCCCGGCCTGAGCACCGTGATCGGGCACCTGCGAGAGGGCCTCCTGCGGCCATTCCTGACCAAATGGCATCCCGCGCTCGACAACTACTACGACCTTCAGCCACCCGGGGTGGGCAGGTTCGACCACGAACGCAACTGGGACCGGTACGCCGAACTCCAGACGGATTTCGGCAAGCTGCGTTCGTCGATCTCCGAAGTCGCCGACGAACTGACTGTGCTCAGCGGGAATCCGTTGCGGTGA